DNA from Campylobacter concisus:
TCTTTTTTGATAATCTTTTAAAAATTTGAAAAGATATGCCAATAAACAAATATTTTATTTTATATATACCATTATTTTTATTCCATATATATTTTAATACATTTAGCATTTCATGATCTCCCAATAAACCTTTTGACATAGTATTTAAATAAAATCCAATATTTAATTAGATCCAAAACTAATGCACTGGCTACTTTATTATCTCTTTTTATCTTATCATACTCTTTAAATATCTCCAGAGTTCTTCCATTCCCAATGCCGTCATCTCGCCATCTGGCAGAAACGATATCTTTAGTTATAACGCTTGGAAAATTTCGATAACTTCGAAGCAAATGCTCATAGTCCATACAAAATTTATTATTTAGATCAAAAAGTCCATATTTTTCAAAATAGCTCCTTGGTACAAACAATCCCTGATGCGGCAAGGACATCCTAAATAGCAGTGATCTTTTATCAAAATTCTTTACAAATTTAGACCTATAAATTTCATTTCCATCTTCGTCCACTCTTTGTATCCTTGTGCTTATTATAGATAATTCTCCAGCCTTTATATCTTTAAAAATCTCTTCTAAAGTTTCACTAGATAAAAACCCATCGCCATCACCTTGAAAATTTATATAATCACCTTTTGCAGCCATTACACCCTTATTAAAAGCATCGCTTATGCCCTTATCTTTTTCGCTAATCCAATATGATATTTTGTCTTCATATTTTTTTATAATTTCTAAAGTACCATCAGTACTTCCACCATCTATTATGATGTATTCAAAATTTTTATAAGTCTGATTTATGATACTTTTAATAGTTTGCTCTAAATATTTCTCACCATTAAAAACGACTGTTATGATAGAAATCATAGGCTTATTATTAGATGCTTCTAAATAATTCATGTTAAAATTATCTTTTCTATTATTATTTTTTCTCATTCATTTTCAAAACTTCTTTGCATACTGATACATAAATATTTGCAAACTTTTTTGTCCTTGCTTCTAATGGCTCTACATTACTCTCATTTTCTATCTTATAAAATTTTAGTACTTCTTTTAAAGACTCAATACTATCTCTTTTAAAAAAAGCTGCGTTTGGATATTGTTCTTTATGCACATCCAAATCAGACAAGATCATATTTTTTCCTACACTTTTACACTCTTCGACGGTAGAACTCCAACCCTCAAACAAAGATGGATTTATTACTGCTTTTGAGAATTTAATCAATGCAAAAACATCTTCATAATCCACGAGTCCCAAAAGTTTTATATTGTCTTCAAGATTATTTGATTTTATAAATTCCCTTGTATCATCAATATATGTTTTATTTCTATAATCACCTAGATACCCAGTACAAACAATATTAATCTCAATGCCATCTTTTTTTAATTCACTAATGGCTTCAAATATCATCATGTGATTCTTATGCTTCCAAAATTGATTTGGTATATAAAAAAAATCATCTTTTATTTCATACTTTTGCAATAACAAACTTTTATCATGTTCACCTAGTTCAAAATATCTACTATTTGGTTGCGAAACAAATTGCAAAACTCTTGCCTTGTCTTCATAATTAGGTGCAAATTTTTTCATATCTTTTAATGCATCAAAACTACTAAGAACAATTAGATCACTATCTCTTATTAACTTTAAAAAATCATTATTCCTATTTCGTATCTCTTTTTCAGAAAACATTTGAGGTAAATGAATATGTTGAAAATCAGGTATCCAATTTATAGTTTTTACATTTTTTAAATTTGTTATAGCTGCGTGAGAAAGTATTTGTATATTATGTTTTTTAAGGATATTTTCGAGCAAAATATTCGTTTTAAATATTTTTTTTTCTATTTTACTAAGAAACCATTTTATACTTTTTCTGTCAAATACGCTATCTTCTATTACAGTTGCATATTCTTGAAACATTCTTTTTGTTTCTATATCTATTTTTTTACCAACAAAAACAAATACTTCAAGCTCTTTTTTTTCTACAGAATTTATAGCAAAAAGCAAGTTTTTAAAATAGTTTAATCCACCCATCCATTCTTTTGACACACTACCTATAAATCCAACTTTAATCATCTAGTCCCTTTATCCACTCTACATAGTTTATTATCTCTTGTTTTAAATTTTTATCCGCCTTAAAGCCATTTTTCTCTAATTTGTGTGTATCCGCCCAGTAGTATATTGGGTTACCAACATTTTCTTGATTATTAAATTTTATATTAATATTTGGATTTACTAGATTTCTTATCATTTCTACTACATCTTTTATGGTATGCTTTACACCAGTTCCACCGTTTATGATATAAAATTTCTCATCTTTTTTTAACAACATATCAACTAAACGCAAAACATCACTTATGTGTATAAAATCCCTTGTCTCTTTCCCTGTACCCCAAAAGACAGCTTCGTTACTACTATCTAATATTTTTTGGCAAGCATCCCAAAGTAACTGCTTCTTAAGACCATTTCCGTATACTGAAAAGAGTCTTACTATGGAAATATTTAAATCAAATTTTTCGCTATAACTCTGACACAGGTCCTCAGCTATTTTTTTATGATACCCATAAGGAGAAACTGGTCTTCCAAAATACTCTTCTACGATCGGCTTATCCTCACATTCGCCTTGTACCGCTGGACTTGATGGGTAGATAAGATGGGAATTATTGTTGTACACCCTCATATATTCTAAAACTTCAAGTGTACCATTTACTGTTTTTTTAAAATCTTCGTATGGACATTTAACAGAAAAACCGACAGAGCCACTACCGCCACAATGCACTATAACATCAAAGACTTGTTCGAATTCCAAAATTGACTTTATCGACACATCATCCTTTTTCCAATAGTCAAGCCCGATCTCTTTTGACTCTTCTATAGACAGTCCGCCGTGTCCTATACCATATGTCTGATATCCTAGAGCTTTAAAATGATTTGCTATGCTTGAACCTAAAAAACCCTTGGCTCCAGTAATTAATATTTTTTTCATACCATTTTCATCTTTTCAATCATCATATTCATATCGCTATCTGTTTTTGGCTTTTTCTTAAAAAAATTTTCAAGCTTTAACTTTCTAATGATTTTCTCCAATAAAAATATCCTGTTATTTAACTTTTTTTTAGAAAATATATGTAAATTTCTTCCATTGCTTATAAGATTATAACCATACTTTTTAGCTATATACTCTAATGTTTTATTCGAAAATATAGATATATGTTGTCCATGTTCAAGACAATAATACCACCAGTTATTAGTGGATGGTGCAGGTACCGTTACTAGTTCTGTTGATAAAAGTACAAAATCTGTTAAGCTAAATATTTTTTCTATTTCTTCTATCGGATTTTCAAAATGTTCAAAATTTTCAAAAGAAGTGACAGCTTCATACTTTTTATCAGATATACTGCCTTCAAATCCTCTAGCAACTAAATTTATAGCATACTTATCATACCAATAAAAATTAAAGCCATTATCACGCATCATCCGTGTAAAAATGCCATACCCTCCACCATAATCCAAAAAATCACATTTTGTATTTACGCATGATGACATTACAAAAGTAGCTATTTTAGAAAAAATAATATTTCTTGCAATTACTCCAGTATCAGATACACTAATAGCATCACTATATGACTCTTTAAGCCAGTATGGGTTTTCTGTTTGTACAAAACCACACTTTTCACATTGAAAGTAGTTAATATGATATTTATTTAAAATAAAACCGTGATCAAATTTTTTAGCAAGACCATTACATATTTTGCAATTCAAATTAAATCCCCATATCTAGAAGTAGCCGCCATTATAGGCATATTAATATTTGGCTTATTCTTTTGCAATATCTTTAAATATTCCTCTTCGCTTGGCATAAACTTCTCTAAATTTGTATCAAAATTTTCTACTCTGCACCACTGATTTATTTTAAAATCAAATCTTTTTATTACCTTACAAGGATTACCAACGGCGATGCTAAATGGAGGAATGTCTTTTGTAACAACACTGCCGGCACCTATGATAGAGCCATGACCTACACTAACTGCTCCAAGGACTATCACGCCAGCACCGATCCAAACATTCGCCCCTATTTTTAATGTATCGCCATTTGTTGTTCCAGTTGCTATATATGGCTCCATTGGATCCTTGTATATATGATTACTTCCAAGAAATTTACAGTCGTTGCTAGTCATTACATAATCACTAATAATAAGCTTCTTGCTTGAACTTAAAAGATTTCTCCGTCCTAAATAACAATAATTGCCTATTTTAATGTGTTTAAAATTCTTAATTCGCCCATTTACATTTAGCCACGACCACTCTCCTATGAGGGTATTCGAACCGATACCAACACTCTCCCATCCAAATACATTAACCGTTTTATCAATATATGTATTTTTTCCTATATCTTTTTTATGAAATAGTAATTTTACTTTTGAAAATAGTATTAGTAAAATCTGTTTTTGTTTTTGAGATAGATATTTTTTTAGTTTATTTATTATTTTTCTTTTTATACTTATTTTATTTTTTTCTCTTAATATACTAGACACTACATTTCTATTTATTGTTTTTTCAACAATATCTTTTGTAAAACTAGGATAAAAATTTACTAGTTCGTCCTCGTGTTCCGAGAAAGAGCAGTGAGTTCCACTTCCATCAAACCCAATATTTTTCACTAATTTCTTAGCAGGATATAGCGTAAGTCCTTTTTGTTTAAATACGCATAGATACCAATAAATCGCCCATGAATCTATTTTACCATCGATCTGCGTCTTAGCCATACTGACACAATCATAAGAATCATCAAAATTAAAAAGATTTTTTTCCTGTTTTGAGCTGCTGATGATTTGCTCCAAATCCCTTTTATCTCGTTTAAATTTTTGCCATCTATCCGCCCAAGTACCCCAGCTCCAAGAGCTAGTAAGTTTCAAAAAATAGCTACTTTCGATATCTGATATATTATCAGTAAAAGAATACCCAGTAACGCTGTATACTTTGCCCTCATTTTTATAAATTTCTAGTGCTTCGTTTATAAATTTTAAAAAATTCGGACTTGTTATTAAGTCATCCTCAAGAACAATTATTTTGCCATATTCATTTACAATTTTTGTAACGCCGTCTATGATACTATTTGCGAGACCATAGTTTTTTTCTCTTTCAATGATTGTAATATTTTTAAATCCATTTATACTTTTTATATATTCTCTTACCTCTGCTACTTTTTGTTTTGACTCTTCATTTTTAGCCGCATCAGAATATATAAAAAGATCACTTTTATTTGCAAATTTATTTTTTTGCAAGGCCTCTATAGTCTGCTTCGTATGATCCAATCTATTATAGACAAATAGCACTATTGGCGCTAAATTATACGATTTTATATCAATTTGTTGCATTATTGCCGGCTCCAAATTTTTTAATTGCTTTTTCCCAAATATATGGTGTTAAATTCTTCCAAGAATTTTCAGCCAACGCATAGCTATTTGTATTTTTATTTACGATACTCAAAATTTGACTTTGAAGATCAGATGGATTGTCTATCAAGCTAGATTCCATAAAGCCTTTTTCGTGAACCGTATCCAAGAACCATTCCTTTAAATCACCCTGCATCCAATCAACTATTGGAGAGTTAAATCCAATCTTAGACTTTCTCCATGTTATCTCTTTTGGCATATAAGGATCTATGGCATCTCTTATGAGCTTTTTTGTATAGCCATTTCCAAATTTACTAGAATACGGCAAAGAGGTTACAAAAGAGACGATCCTGTGATCCATAAAAGGCATCCTTATCTCTACGCTATTTGTCATAGAATACCTATCATAATTCCTAAGCAAGGTTGGCAATATTGTTTCATGAAAAATTATATATAGTTGCTGAGAAAAGCTATCAAGTTTTTTAAAATTTTTATGGTTGGCATCTTTTGACCTAATTTCTTTTCCAAAAATTATTTTTGCTATTTTCTTTATCATAAATTTAACATATATATTAAAATTACTATTCCTATCAAACTGTGTTCCATTACCCAATGTCTCTTGATAGGTATTAAGTATGTCAATACTATTTTTTATCGAAAATTTACTATTCCATAAGGCTTCAACTAAATGTCCATAGCCACTAAAAAGCTCATCTGCTCCATGCCCATCTAATGTCACTGTCGTTCCATGTTTTTTTACAGCTCCATATGTAGCCATCATTGGTATCGGGCTAGTTATATATAAATCCTCAAACATATAAAAATATTTTTCTAGGTTATCCCAATACTTAAGAGGCTCAATGTTTATATAGGTAGCTTCAATTCCTATATGATCAACAACCATTTTTGCAAAATGTGATTCATCAAGTGGAGTACCTGGAAAAGATGCAACAAAAGCATGTTGCCAGTCATTCTTGCCATAATCAACATAAGATTTTGATAGATGAGCCATAGCTGAAATAGTTGCACTACTATCAAGCCCTCCACTAAGGGCTGTTCCTATGGATACATCTGCTCTCATCCTAATCTTACAGGCGTCTAAAAACAATTCCCTAAATCGCTCTACTTGAGCATCATATGTTTTTGGTGGCTCCACAATATTATCAAGCGTGTTCCAATATCTTTTTATTTTTAAATTTCCATTTTTATAAATTCCATTATGTCCAAACGGAAATCTTTTAATTCCATCTATCAAACATTTTTCAGTTGCTTCATATGAAAAAATATTATCTTTCATCCAGTGAAAATCTTGTGATGGTCTTATTTCTTTTAAAAATGGATAGATGGCCTTCATTTCTGAGGCAAATATAAATTTACCATCAGTTGAGGCATAAAAAAGTGGTTTTTTACCAAATCTATCTCTGGATAAAAAAAGCTCTTTTTTTTGATTATCCCATATAGCAAAAGCCCACATTCCATTAAATTTTAAGACACACTCTTCACCCCACTCTATATAAGAATAAAGCAAAACTTCTGTATCCGATGATGAACAAAATGCATGCCCTTTTGCTTCTAACTCTTTCTTAATTTCCAAAAAATTATATATCTCACCATTAAAAATTACACAGTATCTTTTTGTTTTATCATACATTGGCTGATGAGCGCCATCTGACAAATCCACAATAGCCAGTCTTCTATGTCCCAATGTAATACTATTTTCAATTGTTTCTATCCCAAAACCATCAGGACCCCTATGCTCTAATCTATTTAACGCACTTTTAAATTTAGTTTCATTTGAAGATGGTATCGTTCCTAATATTCCACACATATACTTTTACAGATCCTTCATATAATTATCTTATAAACCAATACAAATATTAAACTACAAGTCTATAAAAGCTTATCTTTTTTAAAACTATTGTTTACAAAAAATACAGTATTAACAGTCTTTGCAAAGATAGAATAGCCATATTGCCTTAAATAATCAGCTATTTTATTGTTTTCAATTTCACTAAAGCTATTTCCTAGAATTTCTATCAAAACTATTTTTGGTTTGTATTTTTCAAAGTTATTTGATCTTAATACCATAAGATCCAATCCTTCAACATCTACCGATAAAAAGTCTATATCCTGGTTTTTTGGCAAATTTCTATCAAGAATATCCTCAAGTGTTGTAGTTTCAATATCTTTTGTAAATTTTATAAAATAATTTTCCTTTTCATACTCTACTGCCAACTCCTTTGAAAAAGTATTTAAAGCAGGTTCATTAAAGGCATAGTAAGTTAAAATTTGTTTTTTATCAGATATTGGCCTTTCTATATTTATATCTCTTGGACGAAATTTATCAAAAGCAATCATACTGCCGGGCATGGCATCTATATTAATACCTCTCCATCCTTTTTTATAAAAATAATATGTATTTGAAAAACGCTTGGGATGATGGGCACCCACATCTACATAAAAACCAAATTTCTGTCCTCCAAACAACCTTCTCAAAATCATATCTTCACCCTCTTGGGAATATGACTTTGTGGTATATCCATCTAAATTATTATTTCTAAACTCGATAATCTTTTCTTTTACTATTTTTGGCAAAAATTTTTTACATATTTTTTGTAGTGACATTTATTCTCCACTCTGTTTAATGGCCGATATAGAAAAAATAGGCTGTATGTTGTCAATTGGTTTAAATCTAAAATTTCTTGTTATAAATACGGAAGTCGTCCAAGTATAATCATTTATAGGTCCAAAACCATGAAAATCTATCTCTATAAGATCTAATTTTTCTCTTAAATATTTTGATGTTTCCCTAAACCAATCAGAATTATCCAGTATAACAATACTGCCCTCCATTGACTCTCTATTTAAATGTTGCTCAATTATTTTTGAACATTCCAGTCTTCTGATACCATCTATTATAATTACATCAAATTTTTTATCAAAATCCAGTATAGATTTTTCATAATCTTCACTGTTCTCCCTATATAGTAAGGTCTGGTTGTCATTGAGACTAGAATTTACTTTTTCAAACCATTCTTTATCGTGCTCAACAGAAATCACACATTTAGCTTTTTTGGCCCAATAAGCCGATGAATTACCACTTCCGAATTCAAAAATTGATTTTTCAGAAAAATCAAAAGTGTTTAAGAATTCTACAGCTGGATACGTATACCAAGGTATTTTATTTCCATAAATATCTATACAGTCCCATTTTTTTATGGTGTTATATTGAGAATAGTCATAAGCCAATACCTTAAAATTATGAAATTGTTTTTTAATTCGTACAGGAATAAATTTCCCCACTATCTTTCTAATCACCATATTCTCCTTGGATTAATTGTATTTAGTTTCATAAAAAAAATTCTTCTTAATTTGTAACTAGCAAAATCAAACATAAAACCAGCAATCATATAGCTAACCAGTGTTGCTATAGCAACACCTTTAATTCCAAATTTTGTAATTAATAATAAATTTAAAAATATATTTGTAACCATTCCACAAAAAGTTCTCCAAAAAGCTAATAATTGTAAATTTTCAGCAATAAACCATTGGCCACTAGCAACCCCTAAAAAGACAAATATACTTGCCCAAATATGTATTGTCAATACACTTGCTGCCTGATTATATTGTTCACCATAAAGCATATTTACTATAATATCAGATAAAAAAGTCATTGGTAGTGCTATTGCAATGGCTATCCATACAACAAGGTCAAAAAGCTTTTGAAGCCTACTATAGTATAACTCTTCACTCTGCTTTCTTGCGTTTACTACTGCAGGAAATAAACTGGATACAAGAATAGTGGGTATAAAGTACCAAATTTCACTTAATCTAGTTGCAGCTGCATATTGTCCAACAGCTTCATTTCCTAGTATCTCTTGAATCATAACCTGATCTATTTTCATATATATAGATATTACAACTCCGCTTAAAATAAGTGGCCAGCTATCTTTTAGGAGGGATATGGCAATAGTCTTATTAAATTTTATTTTTTTTATCTCACAAGTTGAATATTTTAGAAAAAAATAAATAAAACCCATAGCCAAAACTACACTATCAAATAGAATAGCCCACGCAAAAGCTACAAGCGGAGCGTTAATCAAAATGAGTGTAATCTTTACTATACTACTTATAAAAAGAGAGATGATATTAGAAAATACTGCATATTTTGATAAAACTTTTGATTGGAAATACATATCAACCACATTGAATGATTGAAATATAGTAGCACTAGCTATAATAAATACTAGTAAATTTGTATATCTATTATTTGAAGTAAACTGGGTAGCAATTACTAAAACCAATAGTGTTACAACAGCACCCATGAGCTTAAGATAAAAAGCTGTACCTATCAGCTCGGTTGCTTTACTTTCATCTTTTACTATCTCTCGCACCACTATACCATCTAGTCCGAGTGTGGCAATGGCAGCAAAAAGTCCTACAAAACTTTGGGCATATGAAAAAAGCCCAAATCTCTCAGGCCCTAAATATCTAGTCACCCAAATTCCTACAAAAAGTCCAACTAACATACGGAGTATTTTTTCAAAAAAAAGCCATGATGTATTTTTAAAATACTTCATAAAGCCTTGATGATTTTTTAATGATATTATTTTATCTATCATTTATTTCCAAATACCACTCATAAAGCGCCTTTATTCCATCTTCAAGCTCTACTTTATGCTTCCAGCCAAGAAAGTGGAGCTTAGAAGGGTCTGTTAGTTTTAGCATCGTGCCATCAGGCTTACTATCATTAAAATATAGCTCGCCTTTAAAGCAAATTATATTTTTAACCAAATTTGCTAGCTCTTTTATAGAGATATCTTTGCCAGTTCCTATATTTATATGCGTATTTCTTATCTCTTTGCTATTTTTGTCATGAGTATCTTTAAAGTCTCTATTTTCTAGCAAAAATACGCAAGCATCAGCCATATCTTCTGAATATAGAAACTCTCGTCTAGGCTCTCCTGTGCCCCAAATTTCTACTCTGTCTTTTGAAATACCAAATTTACTAAGATAAGCCATAGCTTCATTTAGATCTTTTACTTTTAGATCTTTTATCACTGCATCAAATTTTTCTTCGCTTAAAAGTTTTGCTAGGTGTATCTTTCTTATAAGCGCCGGCAACACATGTGAGGTTTCTAGATCAAAGTTATCATTTGGACCATATAAATTTGTAGGCATAACAGATATAAAATTTGTACTGTACTGCAGATTATAGCTCTCACACATCTTCATCCCGGCTATTTTAGCGATCGCATATGGCTCATTTGTGTATTCAAGTGGAGATGTCAAAAGTGCATCTTCACTCATTGGTTGTGGAGCATTTTTAGGATATATACAAGTACTTCCCAGAAATAATAGTTTTTTTACCTTATGTACATAGCTTTGGTGGATCACATTATTTTGAATTTGTAAATTTTCATATATAAAATCAGCCCTATAAGTGCTATTGGCCACTATTCCACCGACCTTTGCAGCAGCTAGCACCACGTACTCAGGCTTTTCTTTTTCAAAAAACTCACAAACTGCCTTTTGATCTATAAGTTCAAGCTCGCTATGAGTTCTTGTGATTATATTTTCATAGCCCTTTGATTTTAAATTTTTCACTATAGCAGAGCCTACTAGACCCTTGTGTCCTGCTACATAAATTTTGCTATTTTTATCCATTTTTTACTCAAAATAGCTCATTATCTCATATCCGCCATCTTTTAGATAGACATCTTTTGTCATGAGCTTTAAGTCCGATTTCATCATATCATTTACTAGATCTTGAAGATTAAATTCCCTCTTCCAGCCTAGTTTTTTCTCTGCTTTACTCGGATCTCCAAGTAGCAAATCAACCTCCGTTGGTCTAAAATATCTTGGATCTACGCAAACCACAGTTTGTCCGATACTTAAATGTGATATATCTAAATTTAATTCTTTTGCTTTTTCAAAATTTAGTGAGTCAACGACTCCTACCTCATCTACGCCAACCCCTTCAAATCTCAAATTTATGCCAGCATAAGCAAATGCAAATTTTACAAAATCTCTAACTGCTGTTGTTTGTCCAGTTGCTATCACCCAGTCTTCTGGCTCTGGGGCTTGTAGTATCATCCACATCATCTTTACATAATCTTTTGCATGACCCCAGTCTCTTTTGGCGTCTAAATTTCCAAGGTAAAGCTTGTCTTGAAGCCCAAGCGCTATCTTACTAGCTGCCCTTGTGATCTTTCTAGTTACAAATGTCTCACCTCTAACTGGTGATTCGTGATTAAATAATATGCCATTACAAGCAAAAATACCATAAGCCTCTCTATAATTAACCGTTATCCAGTATGCATACATCTTTGCGACTGCATAAGGGCTTCTTGGATAAAATGGTGTAGTCTCACTTTGCGGTGTCTCTTGTACTTTTCCGTAGAGCTCAGAGGTAGATGCCTGATAAATTTTAGTTTTTTTCTCAAGCCCTAGTATCCTTATAGCTTCAAGTAGTCTAAGAGTGCCTGTGCCATCAGCATTTGCGACATATTCTGGAGTTTCAAAGCTTACATGCACGTGGCTCATGGCAGCTAGGTTATAAATTTCATCCGGCTGTACTTCTTGGATGATCCTTGTTAAATTCATAGAGTCCGTCATATCACCATAATGTAAGAAAAAATTTCTATTATCAACGTGTGGATCTTGGTAAAGATGATCTATCCTATCTGTATTAAAAAGACTCGTTCGCCTTTTTACACCATGGACTACATAGCCCTTTTTTAGTAAAAATTCCGCTAAATACGATCCATCTTGACCAGTTATACCAGTTATTAATGCTACTTTTTTATCCATAAATCACCTTTTAAAATCATCGTCTAGGCGAATTATATCATCTTCACCTGTATATTCACCGACCTGAGCTTCTATCAAAACCACAGGAATTTTTCCTTCATTAGACAGCCTATGAACTTCGCCCATTTTTATATAGATAGACTCATTAGGACAAACGAGTCTAGTTGTCTCACCTATCGTAACAGTGGCACTACCTGATAGTACTATCCAGTGCTCATTTCTATGAAAATGCTTTTGTAAGGATAGCCTTTTGCCAGGTTTTACCTCTATTATCTTTATCTTATAACCATCTTGATTTTCAAGGACAGTGTAGCTTCCCCAAGGCCTATTTGTCGTAACATGGGCATTGCAAAGCTCAGAGCTCTCCTCTTTTAAAATTTCCACGACATTTTTTACTTTTTGGCTAGAGGACTTTTTAGATATCAAAAGAGCATCTTTTGTATCAACAACAGTTAGATCATCGACATCTATTAAGGCTATTTTTTTGCCACTAGATAAAACTAGATTGTTGTGAGAATTTATCTGTAAAAGATCACTATTTATTGTATTGCCATTTATATCTTTTGGTAGCTGCTCATCCAAACTATCAAAGCTTCCAAGATCACTCCAAGGTGCATCTAAAGCTACCATTTTTACAATACCAGACTTTTCCATCACAGCATAGTCTATACTATTTTGTGGGATATTTTGCATATCGGTAGTGTCTATTTTAATATCAAATTCGTCTTTTTTTGCATTATCAAAAGCTACTTTACATGCTTCAAGTATCTCAGGAGCAAAAATTTTCATCTGATCCAAGAAAACGCCTGCCTTAAAGACAAACATACCTGAATTCCAGTAGAAATTTTGATCTTTTAGAAATTTCACCGCTCTTTCATAGTCTGGCTTTTCATAAAAAGCCTTCACATCACCATTATAGCTCTCTATATATCCAAATCCCGTCTCAGGCGACCTTGGCTTTATACCAAAAGTAACCAAGAAATTTTGCTCTGCCAGCTCCTTTGCGGCTTTTACGCTTGTGTGATATGCTTTAATATCCTTTATCAAATGATCCGATGGCGTTACTAAAACAATCTCATTTGGATCAAGTGCAAGGCAAGCTAATGTGATCGCTGGTGCAGTATTTCTACCAACTGGCTCAAGCAGATATTTAAAATTTGTAATATTTAAATTTTCTATCTGATCCATCGCCAAGTAGTAATGATCGAT
Protein-coding regions in this window:
- a CDS encoding FkbM family methyltransferase, producing the protein MSLQKICKKFLPKIVKEKIIEFRNNNLDGYTTKSYSQEGEDMILRRLFGGQKFGFYVDVGAHHPKRFSNTYYFYKKGWRGINIDAMPGSMIAFDKFRPRDINIERPISDKKQILTYYAFNEPALNTFSKELAVEYEKENYFIKFTKDIETTTLEDILDRNLPKNQDIDFLSVDVEGLDLMVLRSNNFEKYKPKIVLIEILGNSFSEIENNKIADYLRQYGYSIFAKTVNTVFFVNNSFKKDKLL
- a CDS encoding flippase → MIDKIISLKNHQGFMKYFKNTSWLFFEKILRMLVGLFVGIWVTRYLGPERFGLFSYAQSFVGLFAAIATLGLDGIVVREIVKDESKATELIGTAFYLKLMGAVVTLLVLVIATQFTSNNRYTNLLVFIIASATIFQSFNVVDMYFQSKVLSKYAVFSNIISLFISSIVKITLILINAPLVAFAWAILFDSVVLAMGFIYFFLKYSTCEIKKIKFNKTIAISLLKDSWPLILSGVVISIYMKIDQVMIQEILGNEAVGQYAAATRLSEIWYFIPTILVSSLFPAVVNARKQSEELYYSRLQKLFDLVVWIAIAIALPMTFLSDIIVNMLYGEQYNQAASVLTIHIWASIFVFLGVASGQWFIAENLQLLAFWRTFCGMVTNIFLNLLLITKFGIKGVAIATLVSYMIAGFMFDFASYKLRRIFFMKLNTINPRRIW
- a CDS encoding GDP-L-fucose synthase family protein, encoding MDKNSKIYVAGHKGLVGSAIVKNLKSKGYENIITRTHSELELIDQKAVCEFFEKEKPEYVVLAAAKVGGIVANSTYRADFIYENLQIQNNVIHQSYVHKVKKLLFLGSTCIYPKNAPQPMSEDALLTSPLEYTNEPYAIAKIAGMKMCESYNLQYSTNFISVMPTNLYGPNDNFDLETSHVLPALIRKIHLAKLLSEEKFDAVIKDLKVKDLNEAMAYLSKFGISKDRVEIWGTGEPRREFLYSEDMADACVFLLENRDFKDTHDKNSKEIRNTHINIGTGKDISIKELANLVKNIICFKGELYFNDSKPDGTMLKLTDPSKLHFLGWKHKVELEDGIKALYEWYLEINDR
- the gmd gene encoding GDP-mannose 4,6-dehydratase produces the protein MDKKVALITGITGQDGSYLAEFLLKKGYVVHGVKRRTSLFNTDRIDHLYQDPHVDNRNFFLHYGDMTDSMNLTRIIQEVQPDEIYNLAAMSHVHVSFETPEYVANADGTGTLRLLEAIRILGLEKKTKIYQASTSELYGKVQETPQSETTPFYPRSPYAVAKMYAYWITVNYREAYGIFACNGILFNHESPVRGETFVTRKITRAASKIALGLQDKLYLGNLDAKRDWGHAKDYVKMMWMILQAPEPEDWVIATGQTTAVRDFVKFAFAYAGINLRFEGVGVDEVGVVDSLNFEKAKELNLDISHLSIGQTVVCVDPRYFRPTEVDLLLGDPSKAEKKLGWKREFNLQDLVNDMMKSDLKLMTKDVYLKDGGYEIMSYFE
- a CDS encoding mannose-1-phosphate guanylyltransferase/mannose-6-phosphate isomerase, which encodes MTNILLCGGSGTRLWPISRTLMPKQFIKLFDDRSLFQLTALRNSKICDNTFVITNIDHYYLAMDQIENLNITNFKYLLEPVGRNTAPAITLACLALDPNEIVLVTPSDHLIKDIKAYHTSVKAAKELAEQNFLVTFGIKPRSPETGFGYIESYNGDVKAFYEKPDYERAVKFLKDQNFYWNSGMFVFKAGVFLDQMKIFAPEILEACKVAFDNAKKDEFDIKIDTTDMQNIPQNSIDYAVMEKSGIVKMVALDAPWSDLGSFDSLDEQLPKDINGNTINSDLLQINSHNNLVLSSGKKIALIDVDDLTVVDTKDALLISKKSSSQKVKNVVEILKEESSELCNAHVTTNRPWGSYTVLENQDGYKIKIIEVKPGKRLSLQKHFHRNEHWIVLSGSATVTIGETTRLVCPNESIYIKMGEVHRLSNEGKIPVVLIEAQVGEYTGEDDIIRLDDDFKR